A genomic window from Mesorhizobium sp. 131-2-1 includes:
- a CDS encoding GNAT family N-acetyltransferase — MVSTLTTHTGFRFDVRRARPEDEPALAEFFTHVTPQDLRFRFLGGVKEVSHERLVAMTRSDDPHINNFLAFSTDGALIAVATLASDAADRRGEVAICIRQDRKNLGVGWELLAYIARYADGIGLETIESIESRENRAAIELERDMGFTVATDPDDPTLLLVRRKLGTPLPR; from the coding sequence ATGGTTAGCACGCTTACCACGCATACCGGGTTTCGCTTCGATGTACGCCGCGCACGCCCCGAAGATGAGCCCGCCCTGGCGGAGTTCTTCACCCATGTGACGCCGCAAGATCTGCGCTTCCGCTTTCTCGGCGGAGTGAAAGAGGTCTCGCATGAACGGCTGGTAGCGATGACTCGCTCCGACGATCCGCATATCAATAACTTTCTGGCGTTCTCGACCGACGGAGCGTTGATCGCAGTGGCGACACTCGCCAGCGACGCTGCCGACCGGCGCGGCGAAGTCGCTATCTGCATTCGCCAGGACCGCAAGAATCTCGGCGTCGGCTGGGAACTGCTTGCCTATATCGCAAGGTATGCCGACGGGATCGGCCTCGAGACAATCGAGTCGATCGAAAGCCGTGAGAATCGTGCTGCAATCGAGCTTGAGCGCGACATGGGATTCACTGTTGCCACTGACCCCGACGACCCGACACTTCTCCTGGTTCGGCGAAAGCTCGGCACCCCCCTGCCCCGGTAG
- a CDS encoding helix-turn-helix domain-containing protein, producing MYAHTTSTISLPPHVPQSSLPAVLDSVPLQPINFFQAGSEIYAQGEKAGALYQVEFGAVRIYRLLADGRRQISAFHLASETFGFEADTTHHFFAEAINATGIRVYRFAAGADVSRQLLPLALKGLTRAQEHLLVLGRQNAIERVAAFLVDMAERQGGLQQVDLPMSRVDIGDYLGLTIETVSRVFTRLKDKGVIRLLNLRSIEIVKQDALQYMSE from the coding sequence ATGTACGCTCACACGACCTCCACAATTTCACTGCCGCCACACGTGCCACAGTCGAGCCTGCCGGCAGTTCTGGACAGCGTGCCGTTGCAGCCCATCAACTTCTTCCAGGCCGGTTCGGAAATCTATGCGCAGGGGGAAAAGGCCGGAGCTCTCTACCAGGTCGAGTTCGGCGCCGTCCGCATCTATCGCCTCCTTGCCGACGGCCGCCGGCAGATCAGTGCCTTCCACTTGGCTAGCGAGACATTCGGTTTCGAAGCCGACACGACACATCATTTCTTCGCCGAAGCAATCAACGCGACCGGCATCCGGGTCTATCGGTTCGCTGCCGGGGCGGATGTCTCCCGCCAGTTGCTGCCCCTGGCCCTCAAAGGTTTGACCAGGGCGCAGGAACACCTCCTGGTCCTCGGTCGCCAGAATGCCATCGAACGGGTGGCCGCGTTCCTGGTCGACATGGCAGAGCGGCAAGGCGGATTGCAGCAGGTCGATCTGCCGATGTCTCGAGTGGATATCGGCGACTATCTCGGGCTCACAATCGAGACCGTGTCGCGAGTCTTCACCCGGCTGAAGGACAAGGGCGTTATCCGCCTGCTGAACCTGCGCAGCATAGAAATCGTCAAGCAGGACGCGCTTCAATACATGAGCGAGTGA
- a CDS encoding metallophosphoesterase family protein → MRIAILSDIHSNREALDAVLEVVGERGWDELVLLGDLVGYGPDPAYAVETAADLVDRGALCVMGNHDEAIAFNKGGMTENARIAASWTRERLTSAHVDFLARLPLSLTSEDRQYVHASAERPGKWLYIRDVDSAERCLSSSVARFVFCGHTHTPAIYYALPGRRPICFQPLANVAAPLSAVGRLVVNVGAVGQPRDGNPAACFTLVDTQRHEVSMIRVPYAYEETARKIADFGLPAWLGMRLKIGR, encoded by the coding sequence ATGCGCATCGCGATCCTGTCTGACATCCATTCCAACCGCGAGGCGCTCGATGCGGTTCTCGAGGTGGTTGGCGAGCGCGGATGGGACGAGTTGGTATTGCTTGGCGATCTGGTTGGCTACGGGCCCGACCCAGCCTATGCGGTCGAAACGGCTGCGGACCTGGTCGATCGAGGCGCGCTCTGCGTCATGGGAAACCATGACGAAGCGATAGCCTTCAACAAGGGCGGCATGACGGAGAATGCTCGGATCGCGGCCAGTTGGACGCGTGAACGTTTGACCTCGGCGCATGTCGATTTCCTAGCGCGTTTGCCGCTGTCGTTAACGTCGGAAGACCGGCAATATGTTCACGCCAGCGCGGAACGGCCGGGAAAATGGCTATACATCCGCGACGTGGATTCAGCAGAGCGCTGCCTGTCTTCAAGCGTGGCCCGTTTCGTCTTCTGCGGCCACACCCATACCCCGGCCATCTACTACGCGCTGCCAGGTCGCCGGCCGATCTGTTTTCAACCGCTGGCCAATGTGGCTGCGCCGTTATCCGCGGTCGGACGGCTCGTCGTGAACGTCGGAGCGGTCGGCCAGCCTCGCGACGGCAATCCGGCGGCCTGCTTCACTCTCGTCGATACGCAGCGGCACGAGGTCTCCATGATCCGTGTGCCTTACGCCTACGAGGAGACCGCTCGAAAGATTGCTGACTTTGGGTTGCCGGCATGGCTGGGGATGCGATTGAAGATCGGACGATAG
- a CDS encoding bifunctional serine/threonine-protein kinase/universal stress protein → MVGDDLVQRFGAGAIIDGFELVERLASGGMASLWRANSPQFDFPLALKVPFLDPGGDVSVILGFEAEELILRRLSGPHVPRFVASGSLSEIPFIAMEFVTGTSLAQLISNAPMPADEVARVGSEIAKALAALHRQKVVHLDLKPENVILAERGAVLLDFGLARHAELPDLLGAESSVPMGSAAYMAPEQVLGERGDPASDLFALGCILYQLATGEEPFGRPATFAGMKRRLYHAPRPPRDLNGAIPRWLEAIILRCMEVDRSKRYVDAAHVLSDLRNPDQVVVVRHLPRSKGIWATILGLFRKTDDRSLVGKPTDSRLQSGPSIVLVAVDLANGNDPLAKEVLNETARVLGSRQDSWLACVTVLKTEIIGDTPTVDESGRSEYLKRLVALKDWSRPLHLPEDRISYHVLEAVSPADAILNYAEHNDVGHIVVGARASSAIRRHLGSVSTKVVAQALCSVSVVRLKAIEEQGRR, encoded by the coding sequence GTGGTTGGAGACGATCTGGTGCAGCGATTTGGGGCAGGGGCAATCATCGATGGTTTCGAACTGGTCGAACGACTGGCGTCCGGCGGCATGGCCTCGCTCTGGCGCGCAAACAGCCCGCAGTTCGATTTCCCGCTGGCGTTGAAAGTCCCTTTCCTGGATCCGGGAGGCGATGTCTCCGTCATACTGGGCTTCGAGGCGGAAGAGTTGATCCTCAGGCGCTTGTCGGGTCCGCATGTACCCCGCTTCGTGGCCTCAGGAAGCCTTTCAGAAATTCCTTTCATAGCCATGGAGTTCGTGACCGGCACAAGCCTGGCGCAGTTGATCAGCAATGCGCCAATGCCAGCTGACGAGGTCGCGAGGGTCGGCTCCGAAATTGCCAAGGCGCTCGCCGCCCTGCATCGCCAGAAAGTGGTGCATCTCGATCTCAAGCCCGAAAATGTCATTCTTGCCGAGCGCGGCGCGGTGCTCCTCGATTTCGGGCTCGCGCGGCATGCAGAGCTTCCCGATCTTCTCGGCGCGGAAAGCTCCGTGCCGATGGGCTCCGCCGCCTACATGGCACCCGAACAAGTACTCGGCGAAAGAGGCGACCCTGCAAGCGATCTTTTTGCGCTTGGCTGCATTCTTTACCAGCTGGCAACAGGCGAAGAACCGTTCGGGCGACCAGCGACTTTCGCCGGAATGAAGCGAAGGCTCTACCACGCCCCCAGGCCACCGCGGGACCTGAACGGAGCCATTCCGCGGTGGTTGGAGGCAATCATACTGCGGTGCATGGAGGTGGACAGGTCCAAGCGATATGTCGACGCCGCTCACGTCCTGTCCGATCTAAGGAACCCCGATCAGGTGGTGGTGGTGAGGCACCTGCCTCGGAGCAAGGGAATTTGGGCCACGATCCTCGGTCTGTTTCGCAAGACGGACGATCGGTCGCTTGTTGGCAAGCCGACGGATTCCAGGCTTCAATCCGGACCGTCGATTGTGTTGGTTGCGGTTGATCTGGCCAATGGGAACGATCCGCTGGCTAAAGAGGTCTTGAACGAAACCGCGCGCGTCCTTGGCTCGCGACAAGATTCCTGGCTGGCCTGTGTGACGGTTCTGAAGACCGAGATTATCGGCGACACCCCCACGGTGGACGAGTCGGGCCGTTCGGAATATTTGAAGCGGCTGGTTGCGCTGAAGGATTGGTCCCGTCCGCTACATCTGCCGGAGGATCGCATCAGCTATCATGTTCTGGAGGCGGTCAGCCCCGCCGATGCGATCCTCAACTACGCTGAGCACAACGACGTCGGGCATATCGTTGTCGGGGCACGGGCGTCTTCCGCCATTCGCCGGCATCTCGGCAGTGTTTCTACCAAGGTGGTAGCACAGGCGCTTTGCTCGGTTTCAGTCGTGCGGCTGAAGGCGATAGAGGAACAAGGGCGTCGGTGA